A window of Chryseobacterium aquaeductus genomic DNA:
TCATATAATGTTGCGGAAGACCAAATGTATGAACGATTATTGTCTAATATTTTGAAATGTTTTTCAGCTCCTTCCCAACGAAATTCTGCCAATTGATTTTCTTGGAAAATGACTAGTGTGAAAGGTTCAATATTTTGCAAATCAATGAATTGTAAGGCATTGAATATATTTTCTTTCGTAATTAAATCCAAAACAATCAGACCTCTGCTTTTTCGGTATTCTGCTTCTCTTTGATGATTTTCAAAAGCTCCGTTTAATAAAATAATGGCATTTCCACTTTCTGAGACCGCAAACCAAGTTCCGTTTTTGGCGGCATCTTTCGGATAAAAAACACCTTTTTCCTGATTAATTTCCTGAGCAGAACGATTGGGTTTTTCGTCCCGGTTAGAAGTCAGAACAATTTTATCTTTTAGTGGAAAATACGTTACAGTACACATTTTTAATTTAGATTTTGAGTTTCTCTGTATTGAATCGTTGAAGGCGCAATTCCAAAATTTTTGTTGAGTAAATGACTTATTTTAATTTCGTTAAAAGCCACTTTTATCAATGCCTGATGATGAATGCAGTGCTCAATATTGTACAAAAGCTCACGAAAGAAATTGGTCGGAATTTCCAAAGAAATAGTTCCCACCGTCTGATTGATTATCAAATTTTTGTTGGGTAAATTAATGCCGGCAAGTATTTCGGAAATAATCTGTATCGCTTTTTCAGGATTTTTTTCTAATTCCAGATTTCTTTGTCTATCGTCATAATTAATCTGATTGGTATGATAAGAATTCAGTAAAACTTCTAAAAACTCAATAATGTGTCTCGTGTGTCCACCAATGGTAGAACCGTCTAAAGATGGAATTTGATGAGTATATATTTCCGGTGAAATTTTCCGTAGTAAATCTTGTTGCTCATTAAGAATCTCGTGCAAGATTGCATAAACTGACTCGTCTCTGTTCATACTTTATTTTTTTTTAAATTTAAATAAAAGAATCACACAAAAAACAAGAACGGTAAGCGCGAGATAAAATAATTTTCCGCCATCGTCATTGGTGTCAATGCCTAATATGAATAAGTGTGAAGCTATAGCTCCAAGCATCGTAAAAAATCCTAAAATAGCTCCCCAAAAAGTGGTTTTCGGATTCAGTATCAAAACTGCTGTGAAAAGTTCCAAAATACCGGAAAAAATTCTTCCAAAAGGTTCTGCGTGAAGCTTAGAAAAAATAGCGACAGAGTCTGGATGTGCCGTAAATTTGAAGAATAAAGTTTGCAGTAAAATAATGGCAGGAATTAATCGTAATGCCCAATTGATATAGTTTTTCATATGTAGATTTTATTGTTTTTAAAGGTCATATGTTATCGCTACATCTTCATCGGTGTTTGCTTGCAAATTCGTTAATGGCGATTTCATATTTGTATAATTATTTTTTCTCAAGTAAAGCGTAAGAAAATAAATGATCGAACTGTTGACAATGAACGACCGCATACTTATACTCATCGAAATTTACCGGGCTTGTGAAAGTGTAGGTTTGTCCGCCGTTCACAGATTTCAGTTTTCCTAAAGAAACAAATTGCGATGGTTGCTGTTCTTTACTCACATAAACGTACAAATCCGGACCATTGCTAACCGTGAAACCATCATTAAAAACCAAAGTAAAAGTTCCGTCTTTTTGATAAATTTCAGCTTTTCCGTTGACGTTGTTTCCGTAAGGACCTTGCATAAAGTTTCCGGAATATTTTAACGTAGCATTTTCAGGAGCCATTTCCATTAAATCTTCTGTTGCGGTGCTTTCTCTGATGCAGGATGTCATTAAAAATGCAACGATAACTGTAGTAAAAATTGTTTTAAACATGATTTCTAAAATTTTGAAGGTTAAAAAAATAATGATAAACTAGAATCTTATTCTGTATTCTACATTGGCAATAAAACTTCTCGTCAATCCATCGGGTCTGGATTTTCTTACAAGGAAAGGAACGCCCAAATTAAGCTGAAGTCCATTTCTTCCGTTGATTTCGTAATCCAGATAAACATTTCCGTTCAGTGTGAGTCCTTTTGAATTATTAATTTCTAATTCTACATTGTTTTGATTAGTAAAACGGTCGTTTTTCAAATGGTAAATTGGCAAAATACTTGGCGTAATTCTTAGTTTGGAATTAATCAGCAAAGGATAGGAAACTCTCAGCAAAACATCGCCGCTTCTTTGGAATTTACTGGTGGATAAAAATCCTCTCAACGCCGAACTTGCAGGATATTGTGATGCCAAAAACTGATTCTCATTCTGTGTTAACGGTTGTTGAAGAGCGGCAACCAACTGTATTTTTTTAATTTCGTAACCCACTCCTACAATCAAATCAAGCGTTCCTAAACTTGATTGATAATCCATTGGCAACGGTAGATTGTTCTTAGAGTTTCCCGCATCTGACAAAGGAATCTTTGCGCCTAATGTAAATTTTAGTTTTTCGTTGGCTTTATAATTGGCGTTCAAAAACAAATCAGAAAGTCCGAAAGTAGAAACATCGTTTCCGTTTTGCGCCAAAGTGGTCAGTTTTGCATCAACTCCAAATTTTTCTCCAAGTTGTCTGTTGTATTCTACGTAATTTCCAAAAACAGAAATCGAATTATCTGCTTTGCCAAAGAAAATCCCGGTTTTAATCTGATTATGGTAAGTTTTGATGCTGTCGTTATTATTCGGCTGAAAACTGCTAACCGTACAAAACCCAGCATCACTGCATCCTTGTGCAATTAAATAATTATTTTGCAGAAGTAGTAAAAATGCTGTTCCCAAGAAAATTTTAAGTGTTTTCATAATTTTAATTTTTAATGAGGATTAATTGGTCAGTTTTTTCCAGTTTTGGTCGGCGCTTTTCTTTAGTTTTGATTCGTTCTTATTCCAGGAAGTAAGGGTGTTGTTGAAAAATTTATTGTAGAACAAATGGGTTTTTCCGTCAATGATTTTAAAAGTTGTAGGATTGATTTCCACTTTCTCACCATAATCTCCCAGTGCAAAAGCGCACCAGCCACCGTAAACAGGTTCGTATTTTTCAGGGTTTTTTCTCAGGAGTTCTTTGTTTTTTTCCGAAGAAGTATAATAAATGGCTCCGTTTACATTAACTGCCAATTCTTTTTTACCTTTTACCGCTTTTTTCTGTTCGATGTAGGAAACAGGATCATACCCCTGAATTGCCAGTTTATTTTCTAAATTTCGGTGTTCTGTTTTTTGAGAAAATGCAAAAAAAGGAAGTACAAAAACGAGAATGAGTGTGAATATGTTTTTCATAATTTTTTGATTAAAGTTGTTTTAAAATGTCTTCTAATGAAGCTCTTTCTTTGTAATCAGGATTGAAATGTCTCCAGATTATTTCTTGATTTTCATCTAAAATGTAAGTGGCGGAAACCGGCAATCTTCCAGAATCATCGGAACGGCTTTTTTTGAAATCGTCTCCAAGATGTTTTTCGTAGAAATCAATCGTTTTCTTTTCTGGAGTATACAGCACATCAAAAAGTTCTGCAATTCTATAATTTTCATCATACAAAACAGAATACTGAGTTTTCGTTTTGCTGATGGTTTTCTCTATAAATTCAGGTTTTTCGGGAGAAATGATGACCAGTCTTGTATTTTTAGATTCTAATTCAGGCGCAAGATTTTGAAGGCTTTCGATGTATTTGTTACAGTACGGACACCATTGTCCACGAATAAAAACCAAGACCGTTTTCTTTTTTTCTGCTGACAACGAGAAGTTTTTTTTAAATTGATCTTTTGCCGTAAAATCAGGAATCATTTCGCCCACCATTTTCCCCTTCACTTCATCTAATTTCGGTGTTTCTTTATTTGTGGATTTCTTTTTAAGAACCGATTGTCCAACATTCAGAAATTGAGTTGCGTTGTAATATCCATATTCGTACTGCACCAATTCGCCGTTTTGGTCTAAGAAAAGAAAGGAAGGATAATTAACGATTTTAAATTTTTTGGCAAGTTCTGTTCCTTCTTTTTCAGCATCACTATAAAGACTGATGAAATTTTTATTGAAAAACTCTCCCAGTTCAGGATTCGGGAATGTATTCTTTTTCATCAGTTTGCACGGGCCACACCAAGTGGTGTACAGATCGATGAAGATGAGTTTATTTTCCTGTTGTGCCAGTTTTTTGGCTTCTTCTAAATTTTTAGTCTGAAATTGGATTCCGGTTTTGCTTTGTCCATTCAACGAAATGGCAACTAAAAAGAAAAATGTATAAATTATTTTTGCGAACATAAGATAAAGTATTTACTATGAAGTTCCCAAAAACAAAAAAAATCACCCAGTGAAAAGGTTATTTTTTTAATAATTTATTTAAAGCGTTGATAATCAGTTTTAAAAATTATCATCTTTTTTTATTTTCCGGATTTGTTCCACACATTTATGCTTTTGATTTTGCGCATTGTGTTTGCTGGAATACTTATATTTTTCCTGTATTTCATCAATGTTTTTATTTTTCATAAAAATATCATGAATGAGGTTTTGGCAGTGTGTAGAGATTTCGTTGATGTAATCATTGAGTTTGTCCCAATAATCTCGCTCGTTTTCTATGGCTTGATTGATTTCTTCTTTGTTTTCAAAATAATAACTTTCATGCATTTCCACAAAAAAGTTTCGATTGCGAAGTTTTTTAAGCCATAGGTTTTTAGAAATTCCGGTAACGTAATTGGCAAGACAGGTGTAGGCTTTGAAATCGTCATCGTACAATTTCTCGTACAAAATGATCAACGCATCTTGAAAAACATCTTCTGCATCTTCCAGATTCCCTTTATTAGCAAGAATGAATTTTCGGGTGTGTCCAAAATATTTTTTGTATAAAATACCAAAAGCAACGTTATTGTCTTTTTGAAAATCATCAATTGCTAAAGTATTTGTTGTTCTTTTGTCCATCTGATTTTAAGTGTTTTCTTTGTGTTTTTTAAAGCCATTAATCTTCTGTCCTGACGGAAAGGAATAATTCCCAAAATAGTATTTTTTCCATCAATTAAAATCCAAATTCTTTGCTTTACTAAAATAGATAATTTTTCGTCCTTAAAAAACTTTGAAACTTTCTTTTTTCCCGAAAAACCAATCGGATAAAAAACGTCTCCTTCTTCTTTTTTGCGAAGCCTTAATGGAAAAGTCAATTTTTCAGCATCAAATTCCCATTCAAATGTTTGGTTGATCTCTTCAGGATTCAAAATGGTTTCCGTAAGATTGATTTCCAAAATATTTTGATTAAGATCAAATACATTAGTTAAAATAATTTCTTCCTGATTTTCTTTTTTTAGATTTAATTGAATGAAAATCAGTTCATTTCGGTTAATTAAGATCTTGAATTCCTTAGAAAAGAAAGAACTTCCGGTTTCAGATTTGAAGATTTTTTTGATTTCTTCTTCCTTTTCAAAACCATATTTTTTTAAAATTTCAAATTTCACAAAATCACTTTCGAGATGAAGTTTTTCTTTATCGAAAATTTTATTTTCGTGATGAGAAATAGAAATTCCGCTTTCAATTTCTTCAATCTTTTGCTGAACAAAATCTTTTGTCTGATTTAAATATGATAAAGATTTTTTAAAATTCTCCAAAAAATGATCATTCGTTTCCAAAAGTTTCGGAACCAATTCGTTACGGATTTTATTTCTTAAGTAATCACTTTTTTTATTGGAAAGATCTTCCCGAAATTCAATCTGATGTTCCTCAGCGAAATCGTAAATTTCTTCTTTAGAAAAATTCAAAAGCGGACGAAGAATTTTATTGTCGTTTGCAGGAATTCCACTCAGACCTTTTATTCCTGAAGCTTTAGATAAATTGATGACAAAAGTTTCCAACTGATCATTCAGATGATGTGCAGTCACTAAAAATTGTAAATTATCTTTTTCCTTAATGTGCTTAAAGAAATTATAGCGAAGTTCTCTTGCCCAAATCTGAATAGAATTTTCAGGCTTATTATCATTTTCTGAAACTTCATATAAATGAAATTTAATATCATTTTGAAAACAGAAATCTTCAACCATTTTTTGATCCGCATCAGAATCTTCTCCACGAAGTTTGTAATTCACATGCGCAATTTGGAAATTTAAACCTAAAGCCTTGAAAATAAAAGCCAAAACCATAGAATCTACACCGCCGCTAACTGCTAAAAGGTACGTCTGATTTTCAGGAAATTCTATAAGATTTTCGAGTTGTTTTTTTAAGCTTGATTTTTCCAGCATGAGGCTTAGAATTTCTTTTGTACAAAGATAAACCATATAATTAAAATGAATTTTCCTAAATTTGGGTCGTCTAAAAAAGATTATTTATGAAGATTATTAAAATTTTAGCAGTTTCTGCAATGGTGTTGGGTGTAACATCTTGTGTAAGTAAAAAACAGTATGATGCATTGAGCGGCAACTACAAACAGTGTATCGAAAACATTGGTGAGAGACAAAGAGAAATTCAGGATCTGAAAGGTCAGAATTCTTCATTGACGGCAGAAAATAACTTATTAAAAAGCCAGCATGATGCTTTGAAATCATCTTTGGATGCATGTCTTTCTAATACTGGAAAAAGCTCTGCAAACATTGATAAATTGGTTGGAGAGATCAATTCATCCAATATGTATATCAAGCAGCTTATTTCATCGAATGCGAAAAACGACAGCTTAAATTTAGCT
This region includes:
- a CDS encoding NRDE family protein; translated protein: MCTVTYFPLKDKIVLTSNRDEKPNRSAQEINQEKGVFYPKDAAKNGTWFAVSESGNAIILLNGAFENHQREAEYRKSRGLIVLDLITKENIFNALQFIDLQNIEPFTLVIFQENQLAEFRWEGAEKHFKILDNNRSYIWSSATLYDESAREKRKQIFKEFLKNETISEETIWDFHHQKTNDLENGITIKRQNTIQTISTTQLVIANEMTLKHYDRFKEYSTPEKIPVK
- a CDS encoding DinB family protein produces the protein MNRDESVYAILHEILNEQQDLLRKISPEIYTHQIPSLDGSTIGGHTRHIIEFLEVLLNSYHTNQINYDDRQRNLELEKNPEKAIQIISEILAGINLPNKNLIINQTVGTISLEIPTNFFRELLYNIEHCIHHQALIKVAFNEIKISHLLNKNFGIAPSTIQYRETQNLN
- a CDS encoding DoxX family protein translates to MKNYINWALRLIPAIILLQTLFFKFTAHPDSVAIFSKLHAEPFGRIFSGILELFTAVLILNPKTTFWGAILGFFTMLGAIASHLFILGIDTNDDGGKLFYLALTVLVFCVILLFKFKKK
- a CDS encoding DM13 domain-containing protein yields the protein MFKTIFTTVIVAFLMTSCIRESTATEDLMEMAPENATLKYSGNFMQGPYGNNVNGKAEIYQKDGTFTLVFNDGFTVSNGPDLYVYVSKEQQPSQFVSLGKLKSVNGGQTYTFTSPVNFDEYKYAVVHCQQFDHLFSYALLEKK
- a CDS encoding YHS domain-containing (seleno)protein; translation: MKNIFTLILVFVLPFFAFSQKTEHRNLENKLAIQGYDPVSYIEQKKAVKGKKELAVNVNGAIYYTSSEKNKELLRKNPEKYEPVYGGWCAFALGDYGEKVEINPTTFKIIDGKTHLFYNKFFNNTLTSWNKNESKLKKSADQNWKKLTN
- a CDS encoding redoxin domain-containing protein — translated: MFAKIIYTFFFLVAISLNGQSKTGIQFQTKNLEEAKKLAQQENKLIFIDLYTTWCGPCKLMKKNTFPNPELGEFFNKNFISLYSDAEKEGTELAKKFKIVNYPSFLFLDQNGELVQYEYGYYNATQFLNVGQSVLKKKSTNKETPKLDEVKGKMVGEMIPDFTAKDQFKKNFSLSAEKKKTVLVFIRGQWCPYCNKYIESLQNLAPELESKNTRLVIISPEKPEFIEKTISKTKTQYSVLYDENYRIAELFDVLYTPEKKTIDFYEKHLGDDFKKSRSDDSGRLPVSATYILDENQEIIWRHFNPDYKERASLEDILKQL
- a CDS encoding RNA polymerase sigma factor; the encoded protein is MDKRTTNTLAIDDFQKDNNVAFGILYKKYFGHTRKFILANKGNLEDAEDVFQDALIILYEKLYDDDFKAYTCLANYVTGISKNLWLKKLRNRNFFVEMHESYYFENKEEINQAIENERDYWDKLNDYINEISTHCQNLIHDIFMKNKNIDEIQEKYKYSSKHNAQNQKHKCVEQIRKIKKDDNF
- the tilS gene encoding tRNA lysidine(34) synthetase TilS, producing MLEKSSLKKQLENLIEFPENQTYLLAVSGGVDSMVLAFIFKALGLNFQIAHVNYKLRGEDSDADQKMVEDFCFQNDIKFHLYEVSENDNKPENSIQIWARELRYNFFKHIKEKDNLQFLVTAHHLNDQLETFVINLSKASGIKGLSGIPANDNKILRPLLNFSKEEIYDFAEEHQIEFREDLSNKKSDYLRNKIRNELVPKLLETNDHFLENFKKSLSYLNQTKDFVQQKIEEIESGISISHHENKIFDKEKLHLESDFVKFEILKKYGFEKEEEIKKIFKSETGSSFFSKEFKILINRNELIFIQLNLKKENQEEIILTNVFDLNQNILEINLTETILNPEEINQTFEWEFDAEKLTFPLRLRKKEEGDVFYPIGFSGKKKVSKFFKDEKLSILVKQRIWILIDGKNTILGIIPFRQDRRLMALKNTKKTLKIRWTKEQQIL